In Palaemon carinicauda isolate YSFRI2023 chromosome 21, ASM3689809v2, whole genome shotgun sequence, the following proteins share a genomic window:
- the LOC137615092 gene encoding serine-rich adhesin for platelets-like, protein MTLLLITASSLPMIRVWLITAKHTLPDEILTAEYFEANMRKSSHWPSSGDATEEDALKDKMELERQSSEDSIGPPIHQCPSVEEKKREKDQQFRNIFRSNKVGVGDEVQEVMEVPRGNVPPSATFRTPSGRSEFQEVEFTEAKTNSGGRLGLPPGNHEGATPKSKIRKKVSRVFGSCDPVENSDEDEEEENTLSEGDDGDGERDGDGDGDNDGDGCGGNGDGCGDDGDGCGGEGKNDDEGADGNSDSEGESDITDDSDETEENETKDQLGNSTCTPIKADEDDSTGVKGIREKSAIKRGTGSIGNVAVVARVINKPYYTYSDHNRPSTSEATRFNSGASTSKDGYHKGQGPSRDSSFTDATDLTSGSAREDTTLTIEEEDVDEEHKQLDPARLRKAQMNVPRPFLTASSLAIYSQIHHNGVSKLGTYVLGTSLVCTFVVTIVLTVLILIAPKTFVSKPHIYYSTEAPTAQPNDDLVTESALPMAPLVWRDLSIDLKTPPISLKKTNPPIAEVNSDATSALLLANSKRRNDRKDIRTFNVDKTNVQRLVLRKDYNISHKRPNQPTSNNVTVTKAKDKTVSKVRYNNTNQLPFVNIEESTTVYPSNRNLSVFGLVNNTEYFIHGNISNPSFLNGLSTSSTNSTAKTVLMNTILLQLQTQSVNAGINITRKAVIHKYTTLKPNINVTTVRSPIISNTTPVDNNTSGQPLNDTSGLIKGGKSVVLEVTNNEQSLNSAMEKEVHEIHKMPSNITTHPPLIDSMTGVQNVKDSTVTSANVSQLHFHDTKNSSSVQSTPIDLNTETRLNSTASHIYNKGKTVVEEEKLASQNASFQLDFVIEGNRSNIELTKEQEVNSKDIVEPESIDNDTNVLEVMNLSRKNTNLLTLKPNIAKTSRNWSEAIPLNATESQLLLNIDTNTTLESNHGSETQWHQIESKALYNDADNETENLSNLKNTEYKYILVSKNQSKAKNILETRNLMNYTGKPETYNIIGDSERQNFSEIRDQEGIVTSNGNTSKTAHLSNTNSTKIINIPTSTETMKPNISCNSKESEIPSSTKEPDLQTSTDKSGIVGVAEYITSFRTDKYENISNLNSSGAQITSEESVASVSLGTQSNLSNSGSLEDSSNSDTYRNVSKSESVESTEASETLGSLGESDTHVTVDNSGELKTDSNGEELLVRPDTTNGPIKSTTVNVIHTDRDETVNSFTPGVTNTSYINYFYHSIVLDDNVTRQDEVVVNPTSTNSDYRSIISTILDHGDNLISQNEVAVSPPSNNQNEVAVSPPSNNQIKIFDLRNIELVQDMQTGSFIQR, encoded by the coding sequence GAAGCCAACATGAGGAAGAGTAGCCATTGGCCATCCTCAGGAGATGCAACGGAAGAGGATGCCCTGAAGGACAAGATGGAGCTGGAAAGGCAGAGCAGCGAAGACTCCATCGGCCCTCCGATTCACCAGTGCCCCTCCGTtgaggagaaaaagagagaaaaagatcaGCAGTTTCGAAATATCTTTCGAAGCAATAAAGTTGGCGTGGGCGATGAAGTGCAGGAAGTGATGGAAGTTCCAAGAGGGAATGTACCACCATCCGCTACATTCAGAACCCCAAGTGGCCGCAGTGAGTTTCAGGAAGTAGAGTTCACCGAGGCCAAAACAAATAGTGGAGGTCGTTTGGGACTTCCCCCTGGAAATCACGAAGGAGCGACACCCAAGTCTAAAATCAGAAAGAAAGTGTCTAGAGTATTTGGAAGCTGTGACCCCGTTGAAAATAGTgatgaagatgaagaggaagaaaatACCCTCTCAGagggtgatgatggtgatggtgaacGTGATGGCGAtggtgatggtgataatgatggtgatgggtGTGGAGGTAATGGTGATGGGTGTGGGGATGATGGAGATGGGTGTGGTGGTgagggtaagaatgatgatgaaggTGCTGATGGCAATAGTGATTCTGAAGGGGAGTCTGACATTACTGATGATAGTGATGAAACGGAGGAAAATGAGACCAAAGACCAACTAGGAAATTCAACTTGTACCCCTATCAAAGCCGATGAGGATGACTCTACAGGTGTAAAGGGGATCAGAGAAAAGTCAGCCATCAAAAGAGGTACAGGAAGCATTGGCAACGTAGCTGTGGTAGCCAGAGTCATAAATAAGCCATATTATACCTACAGTGATCATAACCGCCCATCAACGTCAGAGGCCACAAGATTTAACTCTGGCGCAAGCACGAGTAAGGACGGATACCATAAAGGACAAGGCCCATCCAGAGACAGTTCATTCACTGACGCCACGGATCTAACATCAGGGTCTGCTAGGGAAGACACCACCCTAACCATTGAAGAGGAGGATGTAGATGAAGAGCACAAACAACTTGACCCTGCTCGGCTGCGAAAGGCTCAAATGAATGTGCCTAGACCATTTCTTACAGCTTCATCGTTAGCGATTTACTCCCAGATTCATCATAACGGTGTTTCAAAGCTAGGAACTTACGTTCTTGGCACTTCACTGGTTTGTACTTTTGTTGTGACAATTGTTTTGACTGTTTTGATATTAATTGCGCCGAAAACTTTTGTGTCAAAACCTCACATATATTACTCAACAGAGGCACCAACAGCACAGCCCAACGATGACTTAGTAACAGAATCTGCGCTACCTATGGCACCTTTGGTGTGGAGAGACTTATCAATAGATTTGAAAACTCCCCCtataagtttaaaaaaaacaaaTCCGCCTATAGCAGAAGTTAATTCTGATGCGACCAGTGCTTTATTATTAGCTAATAGTAAAAGAAGAAATGATAGAAAAGATATAAGGACATTTAATGTAGATAAAACAAATGTACAAAGATTAGTGCTTAGGAAAGATTACAACATAAGTCATAAAAGACCTAATCAGCCAACTAGTAATAATGTAACTGTAACAAAAGCTAAAGATAAAACGGTTAGCAAAGTACGTTATAACAATACAAATCAACTGCCTTTTGTGAACATAGAAGAGAGCACTACAGTGTACCCTTCCAATAGAAACCTATCTGTCTTTGGACTTGTAAACAAcacagaatattttattcatgggaACATTTCAAATCCTTCCTTTTTAAATGGATTAAGCACATCTTCAACAAATTCTACTGCCAAAACAGTTTTAATGAACACAATACTACTTCAACTACAAACACAAAGTGTCAATGCGGGTATAAATATCACCAGGAAAGCAGTTATACACAAATACACCACACTTAAACCAAACATAAATGTCACCACAGTCAGATCCCCCATTATTTCAAACACAACACCTGTAGACAATAACACAAGTGGTCAGCCATTAAATGATACTAGTGGGCTGATTAAGGGAGGTAAATCAGTGGTCCTTGAGGTTACAAACAACGAGCAAAGTTTAAACAGTGCGATGGAAAAAGAAGTCCATGAAATTCATAAAATGCCCTCAAATATTACAACACATCCTCCTTTAATTGATTCCATGACAGGGGTGCAGAATGTCAAGGATTCAACAGTCACTTCTGCCAATGTCAGCCAACTACATTTTCATGATACCAAGAATAGTTCTTCAGTACAAAGCACACCCATTGACCTCAATACTGAGACTAGACTCAACAGTACTGCAAGTCACATTTACAACAAAGGAAAAACAGTGGTAGAAGAGGAAAAGCTAGCATCCCAAAATGCTTCATTTCAGCTTGACTTTGTAATAGAAGGTAATAGATCTAATATCGAACTTACGAAAGAACAAGAAGTTAACAGTAAGGATATAGTTGAACCAGAAAGTATAGACAATGATACTAATGTATTAGAAGTGATGAATCTTAGTCGCAAAAATACTAACTTACTCACGCTGAAGCCAAATATAGCAAAAACGAGTAGAAACTGGAGTGAAGCGATACCGCTTAATGCTACAGAAAGTCAGCTATTGCTAAATATTGACACCAATACCACACTTGAAAGTAATCATGGGAGTGAGACACAATGGCATCAGATTGAGAGCAAAGCATTATATAATGATGCTGATAACGAAACAGAAAACCTAAGCAACCTTAAGAACACTGAATATAAGTATATCCTCGTTAGTAAAAACCAAAGCAAAGCTAAAAACATCTTGGAAACGAGAAATCTCATGAACTATACTGGCAAACCAGAAACTTACAATATTATCGGTGATTCAGAAAGACAAAACTTTTCAGAAATACGAGATCAGGAAGGTATAGTTACTTCAAACGGGAATACGAGTAAAACAGCTCACCTCAGTAACACCAAtagtacaaaaataataaatattccaaCTAGTACAGAAACAATGAAACCAAATATTAGCTGCAATAGCAAGGAGTCAGAAATTCCCAGTAGTACAAAGGAACCTGATCTTCAAACATCTACTGACAAATCAGGAATTGTCGGTGTTGCAGAGTACATCACATCATTTCGTAcagacaaatatgaaaatattagtaaTCTAAACAGTTCTGGTGCTCAAATTACTTCAGAAGAATCTGTAGCTTCAGTTAGTTTGGGCACCCAAAGTAATTTGAGTAACTCTGGATCTCTTGAAGATTCAAGTAACTCTGATACTTACAGAAATGTAAGCAAAAGTGAATCCGTTGAAAGCACAGAGGCCTCTGAGACTCTAGGAAGTCTGGGTGAATCAGACACTCATGTTACTGTTGACAACTCAGGTGAACTAAAAACTGATAGCAATGGAGAGGAATTGTTGGTGAGACCTGATACCACAAATGGACCTATAAAAAGTACTACAGTGAATGTAATACATACTGATAGAGATGAAACGGTTAACAGTTTCACACCAGGCGTAACTAACACAAGCTAT